The following is a genomic window from Chryseobacterium ginsenosidimutans.
GATGACAACAGCTATTTTATCGGTTTTGGGTAGTGTAATGGCTGTTCTGATAATCACATCGCAGTTCAAATGATACAATCTAAAAATAATTCTGAACATTATATTTGGGGAAACGGCTGTGATAGCTGGATTCTGAAAGATTCTCAAAGCCTTACAGTCAAACAGGAAATAATGCCTTCGGGAACTTCAGAAAAATTACACTTTCATACAAATGCAGAACAGTTCTTTTATATCTTAAAAGGGGAAGCTGTTTTCTATATTAATGAAGAGAAATTCTCTGTGAAAACAGGTGAAAGCATTTCTGTTCTACCAAAATCAAAACATTATATTTCTAATGAATCAGAAGA
Proteins encoded in this region:
- a CDS encoding cupin domain-containing protein, with the translated sequence MIQSKNNSEHYIWGNGCDSWILKDSQSLTVKQEIMPSGTSEKLHFHTNAEQFFYILKGEAVFYINEEKFSVKTGESISVLPKSKHYISNESEEDLEFLVVSTPSTDNDRTEI